A window of Odocoileus virginianus isolate 20LAN1187 ecotype Illinois chromosome 22, Ovbor_1.2, whole genome shotgun sequence contains these coding sequences:
- the LOC110127419 gene encoding dynactin-associated protein: MDGKQQQQHAVDVEQHPTELLPRNPYGSNEGTHCGCRLPVVTLQPQWATAKPWSPWKVFLLCLLACLIAAALVVLLFYFVHLGKPAAGTTIVIHADGKSSHVTCIPGAAPSPGPSSLPVSQSTLPPTLGTNYSSSTPGLPAPTEMTMSSTLVHDVEIEDE; the protein is encoded by the exons ATGGATGgcaaacagcaacagcagcatgcTGTGGATGTTGAACAACACCCGACTGAGTTG TTACCCAGAAATCCCTATGGTTCAAACGAAGGAACACATTGTGGTTGTAGATTGCCTGTTGTGACCTTACAGCCGCAGTGG GCAACAGCAAAGCCATGGTCGCCCTGGAAAGTGTTTCTGCTGTGTCTCCTGGCCTGTCTCATTGCCGCAGCCCTTGTTGTTCTGCTCTTCTATTTTGTCCACTTGGGCAAGCCCGCGGCCGGCACCACCATCGTCATTCATGCCGACGGCAAGTCCAGTCACGTCACCTGCATTCCTGGTGCTGCCCCATCTCCGGGCCCATCCTCCCTGCCTGTATCCCAGAGCACTCTGCCTCCTACCCTGGGGACCAACTACAGCTCCTCCACCCCGGGGCTCCCAGCTCCTACGGAGATGACTATGAGCTCAACGTTGGTCCACGACGTTGAAATTGAAGATGAATGA